A window of Saccharomyces eubayanus strain FM1318 chromosome XII, whole genome shotgun sequence contains these coding sequences:
- the PDC5 gene encoding indolepyruvate decarboxylase 5 translates to MSEITLGKYLFERLSQVDCNTVFGLPGDFNLSLLDKLYEVEGMRWAGNANELNAAYAADGYARIKGMSCIITTFGVGELSALNGIAGSYAEHVGVLHVVGVPSISSQAKQLLLHHTLGNGDFTVFHRMSANISETTAMITDIANAPAEIDRCIRTTFTTQRPVYLGLPANLVDLNVPAKLLETPIDMALKPNDAEAEAEVVRTVIEMIQDAKNPVILADACASRHDVKAETKKLIDLTQFPTFVTPMGKGSIDEQHPRYGGVYVGTLSKPEVKKAVESADLILSVGALLSDFNTGSFSYSYRTKNVVEFHSDHIKIRNATFPGVQMKFALQKLLTAIPAVVKDYKPVAVPAKTPANKALPASTPMKQEWMWNQLSNFLQEGDIVIAETGTSAFGINQTTFPTDVYAIVQVLWGSIGFTVGALLGATMAAEELDPKKRVILFIGDGSLQLTVQEISTMIRWGLKPYIFVLNNNGYTIEKLIHGPHAEYNEVQPWDHLALLPTFGAKDYETHRVVTTGEWDKLTQDKEFQDNSRIRMIEVMLPVFDAPQNLVKQAQLTAATNAKQ, encoded by the coding sequence atgtCTGAAATTACTTTAGGTAAATATTTATTCGAAAGATTGAGCCAAGTCGACTGTAACACCGTCTTCGGTTTGCCAGGTGACTTTAACTTGTCCCTTTTGGATAAGCTTTACGAAGTCGAAGGTATGAGATGGGCTGGTAACGCCAACGAATTGAACGCTGCTTACGCTGCTGACGGTTACGCCCGTATTAAGGGTATGTCCTGTATCATCACCACTTTCGGTGTCGGTGAATTGTCTGCTTTGAACGGTATTGCCGGTTCTTACGCTGAACATGTCGGTGTTTTGCACGTCGTTGGTGTTCCATCCATTTCTTCCCAAGCTAAGCAATTGTTGTTGCATCACACCTTGGGTAACGGTGACTTCACTGTTTTCCACAGAATGTCTGCCAACATTTCTGAAACCACTGCCATGATCACTGACATTGCTAACGCTCCAGCTGAAATTGACAGATGTATCAGAACCACTTTCACCACTCAAAGACCAGTCTACTTGGGTCTACCAGCTAACTTGGTCGACTTGAACGTCCCAGCTAAGTTGTTGGAAACTCCAATTGACATGGCTTTGAAGCCAAACGACGCTGAAGCTGAAGCTGAAGTTGTCAGAACTGTTATTGAAATGATCCAAGACGCCAAGAACCCAGTTATCTTGGCTGATGCTTGTGCTTCTAGACATGACGTCAAGGCCGAAACCAAGAAGTTGATTGACTTGACTCAATTCCCAACCTTCGTCACCCCAATGGGTAAGGGTTCCATTGACGAACAACACCCAAGATACGGTGGTGTTTACGTCGGTACCTTGTCTAAGCCAGAAGTCAAGAAGGCTGTCGAATCTGctgatttgattttgtctGTCGGTGCTTTGTTGTCTGATTTCAACACTGGTTCTTTCTCTTACTCTTACAGAACTAAGAACGTCGTTGAATTCCACTCCGATCACATCAAGATTAGAAATGCCACTTTCCCAGGTGTCCAAATGAAATTTGCTTTGCAAAAATTGTTGACTGCTATCCCAGCAGTTGTCAAGGACTACAAGCCTGTTGCTGTTCCAGCTAAAACTCCAGCTAACAAAGCCCTTCCAGCTAGCACTCCAATGAAGCAAGAATGGATGTGGAACCAATTGTCCAACTTCTTACAAGAAGGTGatattgttattgctgAAACCGGTACTTCTGCTTTCGGTATCAACCAAACCACTTTCCCAACAGACGTTTATGCTATTGTTCAAGTCTTATGGGGTTCCATTGGTTTCACTGTCGGTGCTCTTTTGGGTGCTACCATGGCCGCTGAAGAACTTGATCCAAAGAAGAGAGTCATCTTATTCATTGGTGACGGTTCTCTACAATTGACTGTCCAAGAAATCTCCACCATGATCAGATGGGGTTTGAAGCCATACATTTTCGTCTTGAACAACAACGGTTACACCATTGAAAAGTTGATTCACGGTCCTCACGCTGAATATAATGAAGTTCAACCTTGGGACCACTTGGCTTTGTTGCCAACTTTCGGTGCTAAGGACTACGAAACCCACAGAGTCGTTACAACCGGTGAATGGGACAAGTTGACTCAAGACAAGGAATTCCAAGATAACTCTAGAATCAGAATGATTGAAGTTATGTTGCCTGTCTTCGATGCTCCACAAAACTTGGTTAAACAAGCTCAATTGACCGCCGCTACAAACGCTAAGCAATAA
- the SLX4 gene encoding Slx4p yields MEFQRAQRNLKFLQNEDSMNINNHNTMNGESQRASSIAIETQIPDVQFSLSSDDDSVNTQRRKSSVQKSSVAKEISISNTESDTNVNTMNTSPGAVSQPILEGQKLDMAEENIFINTQIQSRLDDAEEATSLKSKLKQFKYALKSNSPSEVLTDSTITAKRRPAIRKTKPKLKSKAKSKRDPNIIKNITEFNINNYERSRTTSLLRQLSGKHKKVLDIIKAQESGSNSALSKAKNGKGECGMFDTYSEQEWKHILKLLLEKFPHSESTDLNEVQKFLYGSEQSSSSLGDPETPHKRLWTASQLPPELPNESAQPEQETKIHNSQSAVNFLSLSQVMDDKSEIMKDEEDKIISGGFSASSPEYGSNLEGQESSAHNTAENTKLIVAAQVNEIALADDTACKPMLVEEDSRSKDNGYEDHDNISIVSDSTDEASTLFPLDPYRYVFIENEDRPGLVTDTMGSTQFFTPNTSPLDGIIDLTQESFKAVRSLISPLKIENNKTAVSQVSNQVQVPATRTPTIIPQKNLTKILKTEEEVNSLENVIRIKLMHEEVSQFNPVIKSDCYEIAVNDSEEEETEYDDKFCIADIELINLPKGLVQAPPPNLTNNDNINNKNGVTTTSVADSPEKIHEIITSQSMKELRQSLKTVGLKPMRTKLEIIESLQTASQILSANTVPTPGDSDEQHNCAINFSKLEIFDHLTELIQSFPDFLERIYTFEPIPLNELIEKLLSVEPFISQIDEMTIREWADIQGICLRNDKKIVK; encoded by the coding sequence ATGGAGTTTCAAAGAGCGCAACGAAACCTAAAATTTCTACAAAATGAAGACTCCATGAATATTAACAATCACAATACAATGAACGGTGAGAGCCAGAGAGCCTCATCGATAGCGATAGAAACACAGATACCAGATGttcagttttctttatcatctgATGATGATTCCGTGAATACtcagagaagaaagagtaGTGTGCAAAAATCTTCTGTGGCAAAAGAGATTTCTATAAGCAATACTGAGAGTGATACAAATGTTAACACTATGAATACAAGCCCGGGTGCTGTTTCCCAACCTATTTTAGAGGGTCAGAAACTCGATATGGCTGAGGAGAATATATTCATAAATactcaaattcaaagtcGGCTTGATGACGCAGAGGAGGCAACAAGtctaaaatcaaaactCAAACAGTTCAAATATGCATTGAAAAGCAATAGTCCGAGTGAAGTCCTCACTGATTCAACTATAACAGCAAAACGAAGGCCAGCcataagaaaaaccaaaccGAAACTCAAATCAAAAGCCAAAAGTAAGCGAGATCCTAACATtattaaaaatataacCGAGTTTAACATTAATAACTACGAACGCTCAAGGACTACTAGTTTATTGAGGCAGTTATCAGGCAAGCACAAGAAGGTTCTGGATATAATAAAGGCACAGGAGTCAGGAAGTAACAGTGCATTgtcaaaagcaaagaatGGAAAGGGTGAATGTGGTATGTTTGATACTTATAGCGAACAAGAGTGGAAGcatattttgaagttgCTTTTGGAGAAGTTTCCTCATAGTGAGTCAACAGACTTGAAtgaagttcaaaaatttttatatgGAAGTGAACAATCCTCAAGTTCTCTAGGAGATCCAGAAACTCCACATAAAAGGCTCTGGACAGCATCACAGTTACCGCCCGAACTACCCAACGAGTCTGCTCAACCAGagcaagaaacaaaaattcaCAACAGCCAAAGTGCAGTAAACTTTTTGTCGCTGTCTCAAGTGATGGACGATAAGAGTGAAATCAtgaaagatgaagaggacAAAATCATTTCAGGGGGATTTTCCGCAAGCTCTCCAGAATATGGAAGTAACCTAGAGGGACAAGAATCTTCAGCGCATAATACTGCTGAAAACACTAAATTAATTGTAGCAGCACAAGTAAATGAAATTGCACTGGCGGATGACACGGCTTGTAAACCTATGCTAGTTGAGGAGGATTCAAGAAGCAAAGATAACGGATACGAGGACCACGATAATATTTCAATTGTGTCGGATAGTACCGACGAGGCGTCTACGTTATTTCCATTAGATCCATATCGGtatgtttttattgaaaacgaGGATAGACCAGGATTGGTTACCGATACCATGGGTAGCACACAATTTTTCACTCCAAACACATCACCCTTGGATGGTATAATTGACCTCACACAAGAATCCTTCAAAGCTGTTCGATCATTGATATCGCCTTTAAAGATAGAAAACAATAAGACTGCCGTATCACAGGTATCAAATCAAGTTCAAGTTCCAGCAACAAGAACCCCCACGATCATTccccaaaaaaatctcactaagatattaaaaacggaagaagaagtgaaTAGTCTAGAAAATGTCATCAGGATTAAATTAATGCATGAAGAAGTGAGTCAATTTAACCCTGTAATAAAATCTGATTGTTACGAAATCGCAGTGAACGATTccgaagaagaggaaacagAATACGATGATAAATTTTGCATTGCTGATATTGAGTTGATAAACTTACCTAAAGGTCTTGTTCAGGCACCTCCACCAAACCTTACgaataatgataatattaataataaaaacgGCGTTACTACGACAAGCGTTGCTGATTCacctgaaaaaattcacgAAATCATCACTTCACAATCAATGAAGGAACTACGACAAAGCTTGAAAACAGTCGGACTAAAACCCATGAGGACGAAACTAGAAATAATCGAGTCTTTACAGACTGCATCACAAATACTGTCAGCAAATACGGTACCCACTCCAGGAGATAGCGACGAGCAGCATAATTGTGCGATAAACTTCAGCAAGCTTGAGATTTTTGATCACTTAACGGAACTGATCCAGTCCTTTCCCGACTTTCTGGAGAGGATATACACATTTGAACCCATTCCACTAAATGAGctgattgaaaaattactaAGCGTCGAGCCGTTCATTTCACAAATAGACGAAATGACCATCAGAGAATGGGCAGACATTCAAGGGATCTGTCTGagaaatgataaaaaaatagtgaAATAA
- the TIS11 gene encoding Tis11p, whose product MWAPLAHTRPESQKTDLTSLFSTDREQNPLNDYQYQINIRELEDYYNKTILNEDTIQETSSEISSAVSFSPSKQKNAIQPGLLYDPQLINPFLPSASLDTSTLTTFKKKLEVQINPDYVPKSSQLPLTLQNLQQLSQQSPEDDAPSSPQKISPSQPKVKCQPQETPKQLYKTELCESFTLKGTCPYGTKCQFAHGLNELKVKKSCKNFRTKPCMNWEKLGYCPYGRRCCFKHGDDNDIAVYVKAGTYCNRSANNKQSDQKRSTSRGDDRNYAKKKNLNVKVKALQRMTW is encoded by the coding sequence ATGTGGGCCCCATTAGCGCATACCAGACCGGAATCTCAAAAGACCGACTTAACGTCATTGTTCTCGACCGATCGCGAGCAGAACCCATTGAACGACTACCAATACCAGATCAACATCAGGGAACTGGAGGATTACTACAACAAAACCATCTTGAATGAAGACACCATACAGGAGACAAGCAGCGAGATATCTTCTGCGGTCTCGTTCTCCCCCTCCAAACAGAAAAACGCTATTCAGCCAGGACTTCTGTACGACCCACAATTGATAAACCCTTTCCTCCCATCCGCTAGTCTGGACACTAGCACACTGAccactttcaaaaagaagctGGAGGTACAGATCAACCCAGATTACGTCCCCAAATCTTCACAATTGCCATTGACTTTGCAAAATTTGCAGCAGTTGTCCCAGCAAAGCCCCGAAGATGATGCTCCATCTTCTCCACAAAAGATCTCTCCCTCTCAACCTAAGGTGAAATGCCAACCGCAGGAGACCCCAAAGCAGCTATACAAGACCGAACTATGTGAATCTTTTACTTTGAAGGGGACCTGCCCTTACGGCACCAAATGCCAATTCGCACATGGGTTGAACGAGCTGAAAGTCAAGAAATCATGCAAAAACTTCAGAACGAAGCCATGCATGAACTGGGAAAAACTAGGATACTGCCCCTACGGCAGAAGATGCTGCTTCAAACACGGCGACGACAACGACATTGCTGTTTACGTAAAAGCTGGTACTTATTGTAACCGCAGTGCCAACAACAAACAATCTGACCAAAAGAGAAGCACCAGTCGCGGCGATGATCGTAATTatgcaaagaagaaaaacctcAACGTTAAAGTGAAAGCTTTGCAAAGAATGACTTGGTGA
- the RKM5 gene encoding S-adenosylmethionine-dependent methyltransferase, with product MHPAACAIVHLHLQIRVWIGVVLFNVGAFCDVATNKENGRWAVGAMREKERVDGSENVSRPGRMAFKLWSLDEETLYEHVFERYMQLEAQCRELPQDLGIQDKSSGVLELAIEPLGVEASKKKKRVRRRNKADAAKDDWGVAVDSYHVRVEQSISSLHSSRDNDNSTTGYVVWSTTPFFINWLLYSASAAPFRLGTQVEVVHGSSCEGHMLDLPKLINLSGTDRSKRGILELGAGISGILPVVLGNFVDVYVSTDQKGILNKLKHNTMENLSQLTRRQCVSRTLRLELPPTTPSETATLELPSKPTLGLEVTALDWEKINLRDETTHSLHPELSLLGQTSSSVYVLAMDVIYNEYLIDPFLKTLXQLKYCFQSTYNLKFHAVVGLHLRSQDVTTLFLERAVIEHDLAVYDIVDQAIQESRFNFYLIT from the coding sequence ATGCACCCAGCTGCATGTGCCATTGTACATCTACACCTCCAAATTAGGGTGTGGATTGGCGTCGTCCTCTTTAATGTGGGTGCATTTTGCGACGTCGCGACAAATAAAGAGAATGGGCGATGGGCTGTGGGAGCAAtgagagagaaagagagagTTGACGGCAGCGAAAACGTAAGTCGGCCAGGCAGGATGGCGTTTAAGTTATGGTCTTTGGATGAGGAGACGCTATACGAGCACGTGTTCGAGCGGTACATGCAGCTGGAGGCCCAGTGCCGGGAGCTGCCCCAGGATTTGGGCATTCAGGACAAAAGCAGCGGTGTATTGGAGCTGGCGATCGAGCCTTTGGGGGTTGAAGccagcaagaagaagaagcgAGTGAGGAGGAGGAACAAGGCCGATGCTGCCAAGGACGATTGGGGCGTCGCTGTAGACAGTTATCACGTTCGGGTGGAACAGTCCATATCTAGCTTGCATTCATCCCGAGACAACGACAACTCCACCACAGGGTACGTTGTGTGGTCCACGACaccttttttcatcaactGGCTTCTGTATAGTGCTAGCGCTGCACCCTTTCGTCTTGGTACCCAGGTGGAAGTCGTCCACGGGTCTTCTTGCGAGGGGCACATGCTTGACTTGCCCAAGCTGATCAATCTTTCCGGCACAGACCGCAGTAAGAGAGGCATCCTGGAGCTTGGAGCAGGGATATCGGGAATTTTGCCCGTGGTTCTTGGTAACTTTGTCGACGTCTACGTCTCGACGGACCAGAAGGGTATTCTTAACAAGCTGAAACATAACACCATGGAAAACCTGTCGCAGTTGACCAGAAGGCAGTGCGTGTCCCGGACGCTACGTTTGGAACTGCCGCCCACCACACCATCTGAAACCGCCACATTAGAGCTGCCATCCAAACCCACGTTGGGTCTGGAAGTGACGGCTCTAGACTGGGAGAAGATCAACTTGCGGGACGAAACGACACACTCACTGCATCCGGAGCTGTCACTCTTGGGCCAGACAAGCTCCTCTGTGTACGTTCTCGCCATGGACGTGATATACAACGAGTACCTCATAGACCCCTTCCTCAAGACGCTGRAACAGCTGAAGTACTGCTTCCAGTCCACCTACAACCTGAAGTTCCACGCCGTCGTGGGGCTCCACCTACGTTCGCAAGACGTAACCACCCTGTTTTTAGAAAGAGCAGTCATAGAGCACGACCTCGCCGTCTACGATATCGTTGACCAGGCCATACAAGAGTCCCGCTTCAATTTTTATCTCATCACTTAG
- the NHA1 gene encoding Nha1p, with protein MAVWEQLEVSKAHVAYACIGVFSSVFSLFSLYVKEKLYIGESTVAGIFGLIVGPVCLNWFNPLDWGNSDKITLEITRIVLCLQIFAVAVELPRKYMLKHWVSVTMLLLPVMTAGWLIIGLFVWILIPGLNFSASLLISACVTATDPILAQSVVSGKFAQRVPGHLRNLLSAESGCNDGMAFPFIFLSLNLILHPGNGREIVKDWFCVTILYECLFGCLLGCFIGYVGRITIRFAEKKNIIDRESFLAFYVVLAFMCAGFGSILGVDDLLVSFAAGAAFAWDGWFSQKTQESNVSTVIDLLLNYAYFIYFGAIIPWSQFNNGLIGANVWRLIILSVVVIFLRRIPAVMILRPLIPDIKSWREALFVGHFGPIGVGAIFAAILARGELEATITDEPTPLNVVPTKEETKHWQLIACIWPITCFFIVTSIIVHGSSVAIITLGRHLNTITLTKTFTTHTTNGENGKSSWMQRLPSLDKAGRSFSLHRMDTQMTLSGDEEEEDDGDRKGLTGGEDEEGLNNDQIGGVETSGVPARPIGGMPRRRKRSMREKRLSRGQKLRNKGRELFSSKSKNEMYDDDELNDLGRERLQKEKEARAATFALSTAVNTQHNKDIGMGGEEEEDEYTPENEYSDTYNYNDKDITPSYESSQGSPSLREQRRYIPRNRYDEEGVESEIESQDETEDESERSMASSEERRIRKMKEEEMKPGTAYLDGNRMIIENKQGEILNQVDIEDGNKPKDEEASIGSTAHSSLTTTMTNGSSNSGGRLRRILTPTSLGKIHSLVDKGKDKNKNNKYHAFKIDNLLIIENEDGDVIKRYKINPHTTRNKENKNRSRNDSVVSRALTAVGLKSKGNSGVPPSLNEESAVEGSSKKGPGMLKKRTLTPAPVGGVQASLTLEDATSSEEDLGDSYDVDDSEDYDDNAYESETEFERQRRLNALGEMVAPADQDDEELPPLPVEAHGGNDGPGGAEGKKKQKSAAVKSALSKKLGLNK; from the coding sequence ATGGCTGTCTGGGAACAACTAGAAGTCTCAAAAGCACATGTCGCTTACGCCTGCATTGGTGTATTCTCGTCAGTCTTCTCCTTATTCTCGCTTTACGTGAAGGAGAAGCTGTATATCGGTGAATCCACTGTGGCAGGGATATTTGGCCTTATCGTGGGTCCCGTTTGTCTGAACTGGTTTAATCCTTTGGACTGGGGGAACTCAGACAAGATCACGTTAGAAATAACAAGAATAGTTTTATGTTTGCAGATATTCGCCGTTGCCGTGGAACTGCCACGGAAGTATATGCTGAAACATTGGGTATCCGTCACGATGCTATTGCTCCCCGTGATGACAGCAGGCTGGCTTATTATAGGCCTCTTTGTCTGGATTCTTATACCGGGGTTGAACTTTTCTGCCAGTCTGTTGATTTCAGCGTGTGTTACCGCCACAGATCCAATTTTGGCGCAATCAGTTGTTTCTGGTAAGTTTGCACAAAGAGTCCCTGGCCATTTGAGAAACCTGCTATCTGCAGAATCTGGCTGTAATGATGGTATGGCATTCCCCTTTATATTCCTTTCACTGAATTTGATCCTGCATCCTGGCAATGGAAGGGAGATCGTCAAAGATTGGTTTTGTGTTACCATCCTGTACGAGTGTCTATTCGGATGCCTGTTAGGTTGTTTCATTGGTTATGTCGGTAGAATCACTATCCGGTTtgcagaaaagaaaaacatcatCGATCGTGAGTCCTTCTTAGCGTTTTACGTTGTCCTGGCATTCATGTGCGCAGGGTTCGGCTCCATCCTAGGTGTGGATGACCTATTAGTGTCGTTTGCAGCCGGTGCGGCTTTCGCATGGGATGGATGGTTTTCCCAAAAGACGCAAGAGAGTAACGTTTCTACGGTAATTGACTTACTATTAAACTATGCATACTTTATTTATTTCGGTGCCATTATTCCATGGAGTCAGTTCAACAATGGGTTGATTGGTGCAAACGTTTGGCGTTTGATCATTCTGTCCGTAGTGGTCATTTTTCTACGTAGAATTCCGGCTGTTATGATACTAAGACCACTTATTCCTGATATTAAATCGTGGCGTGAAGCACTTTTCGTGGGCCATTTCGGTCCTATTGGTGTTGGTGCGATTTTTGCCGCTATATTAGCTCGTGGCGAGTTAGAAGCTACCATTACCGATGAACCTACTCCATTGAACGTAGTACcgacaaaagaagaaaccaaaCATTGGCAATTAATAGCTTGCATATGGCCCATTACgtgttttttcattgttactTCCATTATTGTCCACGGATCTTCAGTTGCCATTATAACGCTAGGTCGTCATTTGAACACAATTACTTTGACCAAAACATTTACCACACATACCACTAATGGTGAAAATGGGAAAAGTTCATGGATGCAAAGATTACCTTCATTGGATAAAGCAGGACGTTCCTTTTCATTGCATCGTATGGATACACAAATGACACTTTCAggagatgaagaagaagaagatgacggAGACCGTAAAGGACTCACAGGAggagaagatgaagaagggTTAAACAATGATCAGATCGGCGGCGTCGAAACAAGCGGAGTTCCTGCCAGACCTATTGGCGGTATGcctagaagaagaaaacgtTCAATGAGAGAGAAGAGATTAAGTCGGGGACAAAAACTAAGGAATAAAGGTAGAgaattgttttcatcaaaatctaaaaatgaaatgtatgatgacgatgagtTAAACGATCTGGGCAGAGAAAGActacaaaaggaaaaggaagcgCGCGCCGCCACATTTGCATTAAGTACAGCTGTTAACACACAACATAATAAAGATATTGGAATGGGTggagaagaggaagaagacgagTATACACCAGAAAACGAATACAGTGACACTTACAATtataatgataaagataTCACACCAAGTTATGAATCTTCTCAAGGATCTCCGTCTTTGAGAGAACAAAGAAGATACATACCGAGAAACCGTTATGATGAAGAGGGAGTAGAAAGTGAAATTGAGAGCCAAGATGAGACGGAAGACGAAAGTGAAAGATCTATGGCCAGCAGCGAAGAAAGGAGAATAcggaaaatgaaagaagaagaaatgaaacCCGGCACGGCTTATTTGGATGGTAATAGAATGATCATTGAGAATAAACAAGGTGAAATTCTGAACCAAGTTGACATAGAAGATGGCAACAAGCcgaaagatgaagaagccaGTATTGGAAGTACTGCCCATTCAAGTTTAACCACCACAATGACCAATGGATCTAGTAATAGTGGGGGAAGGTTAAGGAGAATATTGACGCCCACATCTCTGGGAAAGATACACTCACTGGTAGATAAGGGGAAAGAtaagaacaaaaacaacaaatatCATGCATTCAAGATAGACAATCTGCTaatcattgaaaatgaagacgGTGACGTTATAAAGAGATACAAGATAAATCCGCATACGACTCGTAATAAGGAGAATAAGAACCGTTCAAGGAATGATAGTGTTGTATCAAGAGCACTAACTGCCGTAGGTTTAAAGAGTAAAGGGAACAGTGGCGTGCCGCCGTCACTAAATGAGGAGAGCGCTGTCGAGGGATCTTCAAAGAAGGGACCTGggatgttgaagaaaagaacattGACACCCGCACCGGTAGGAGGAGTCCAAGCATCACTAACTTTAGAAGATGCGACATCTTCTGAAGAAGACCTGGGTGACAGTTACGACGTGGATGATAGTGAAGATTACGACGATAATGCATACGAATCAGAAACCGAATTCGAAAGACAAAGAAGGCTGAATGCGTTGGGTGAGATGGTGGCACCAGCGGAccaagatgatgaagagtTGCCACCATTACCTGTGGAAGCACACGGAGGGAACGATGGTCCCGGCGGTGCGGAaggcaagaagaaacaaaagagtGCTGCTGTTAAGTCCGCTCTATCGAAGAAACTTGGTCTTAATAAGTAA
- the SLS1 gene encoding Sls1p — translation MWKFNRKLARLTCRLYSNSGASSPVCGKKKLPQNLKFVVLNPTQSGLVKNDQKLARHQPSSRRAHKDTGNDDNDDFGSKLLVFEKQNSLDSALNSIRLKKPTNTSLSSLEYNALLQTLTSSYNRHQLREFISSNHPDSPLHLTHWKKSKLSQYIIGNIWNCHPESTPSTPTGIKSTSLTFQFDTPREIFLLLITQNGKILTNFNKLGLTFIISIQDNELTVKGSSSLLKYVEISLNKIWSNITQETVDIHASAPSKDLVNLIQKESHTFFEYLPESQAYKISALSPKKISMAKALLLNAISSNPHASQQYHTIESAPPTKLASYPFNNTLENLDWLNKSRDWSRLQSTVPRPGADLGTSATAPQVTDAQINQYNAFLSANAPSSPTPSSISQCLSMTLGYSLQSPASPSVFQPLVHKSFISKLLSLSNFTESSSSSTPASLDQHLITNPHHSFVQLNFTPMPPISNPSPPFLQIWFETDEFDNIVTASMRPLLKLQENSIVLRTPQSQTDYKITSDYIQDLLPNFDQTRPDAWLSDQKGLQEFLVKSHWKLNKYQNLMKKITIALPNSQAQQYQLTDILTHRVLNLQFPTGSAQDKYIIQYSDISRGFVNNGSYKQLDFININPNETSLKTFINDVLNF, via the coding sequence ATGTGGAAATTCAATAGGAAGCTAGCCCGTTTAACCTGCCGTCTCTATTCGAACTCGGGCGCCAGCTCGCCTGTTTGcggtaaaaaaaaactgccCCAGAACTTGAAATTCGTCGTTCTGAACCCTACCCAGTCTGGACTGGTCAAGAATGACCAGAAGCTGGCTAGGCACCAACCCTCGAGCAGGCGCGCTCACAAAGACACCGGCAACGACGACAACGACGACTTCGGCTCGAAGCTGCTCGTCTTCGAGAAGCAGAACTCGCTGGACTCCGCATTGAACTCCATCCGCTTGAAAAAACCAACCAACACCAGCTTGTCCTCCCTCGAGTACAACGCTCTTCTCCAGACGCTCACGTCGAGTTACAACCGCCACCAGCTGCGCGAGTTCATCTCCTCTAACCACCCGGACTCCCCTTTGCATTTGACACattggaagaaaagcaaactGTCACAGTACATCATTGGAAACATCTGGAACTGCCACCCAGAGTCAACACCGTCCACGCCCACGGGAATCAAGTCCACGTCGTTGACCTTCCAGTTCGACACTCCAAGGGAGATCTTCCTTTTGCTCATCACCCAAAACGGTAAAATCCTCACAAACTTCAATAAGCTGGGCTTGACCTTCATCATCTCCATCCAGGACAACGAGTTGACCGTCAAGGGCTCGTCCAGTCTGCTCAAATATGTGGAGATTTCTCTTAACAAAATATGGTCAAATATTACCCAAGAAACAGTCGACATACACGCTTCCGCCCCGTCAAAGGACCTGGTCAACCTTATTCAGAAGGAATCTCACACTTTTTTCGAATACCTCCCGGAGTCGCAAGCGTATAAGATCTCTGCACTAAGTCCCAAGAAGATATCCATGGCGAAGGCCCTTCTGCTGAACGCAATCTCTTCCAACCCGCACGCATCCCAACAATACCACACAATCGAATCGGCCCCGCCAACCAAGCTGGCATCCTACCCATTCAACAACACTCTGGAGAACTTGGACTGGCTAAACAAGTCCCGAGATTGGTCAAGACTGCAGTCAACCGTCCCTAGACCCGGCGCGGATTTGGGAACCAGCGCCACCGCTCCACAAGTGACAGATGCGCAAATTAACCAATACAACGCTTTCTTGTCCGCGAACGCGCCCTCTTCCCCCACTCCCAGCTCCATCTCTCAGTGCCTCTCAATGACACTAGGCTATTCCTTACAATCGCCGGCGTCTCCCAGCGTCTTCCAGCCTTTGGTACACAAAAGctttatttcaaaactaCTAAGCTTATCCAATTTTACAGaatcgtcgtcgtcatcgaCGCCCGCATCTCTGGACCAGCATCTGATCACAAACCCTCACCACTCCTTTGTACAGTTGAATTTTACTCCTATGCCGCCCATCTCGAACCCATCACCCCCTTTTTTGCAAATCTGGTTCGAAACTGATGAATTCGATAATATCGTTACTGCTTCAATGAGACCTCTCCTGAAACTGCAGGAAAACTCTATCGTTTTACGAACCCCACAATCCCAAACAGACTACAAAATCACATCCGACTACATCCAAGATTTGCTGCCCAATTTTGACCAGACCCGCCCGGACGCTTGGTTAAGTGATCAAAAAGGTCTCCAGGAATTTCTCGTAAAGTCCCACTGGAAACTAAATAAGTACCAAAACcttatgaaaaaaatcacgATCGCATTGCCGAATAGCCAAGCACAGCAATATCAATTGACCGATATCTTAACACATCGTGTCTTGAATTTGCAATTCCCCACCGGCAGCGCCCAGGATAAATACATCATTCAATATTCTGATATCAGCCGCGGCTTTGTAAACAATGGTTCATACAAGCAGTTGGACTTCATTAATATAAACCCGAACGAAACTTCCTTGAAAACTTTCATTAATGACGTTTTGAACTTCTAA